One genomic region from Phragmites australis chromosome 1, lpPhrAust1.1, whole genome shotgun sequence encodes:
- the LOC133930586 gene encoding uncharacterized protein LOC133930586 translates to MPTAAAALSMTLLIDRKAQRVLFAEASKEVVDFLFSLLALPVATAVELIGEEGMVGCVGNLYASVDKLDSTYVLAGAAKDAFLRPTVVSPATTINSSLQRLPEPSSGQPKTFYRCNKSGRRCYKSVDCSCYNYVTDASGTYCMCCFYLMETVMWYVPPGYGCSGNKAENASTGGAEGFVQGIVYTVMDNLTVRPISATSIITLLSTFAVRDVSDLEERTVQLGYNEVSHWIFHLLTIILRF, encoded by the coding sequence ATgccaaccgccgccgccgcgttgAGCATGACGCTCCTCATCGATAGGAAGGCGCAGCGCGTGCTGTTCGCGGAGGCGAGCAAGGAAGTCGTCGacttcctcttctccctcctcgccCTGCCCGTCGCCACGGCCGTCGAGCTGATCGGGGAGGAGGGCATGGTCGGTTGCGTCGGCAACCTCTACGCCAGCGTAGACAAGCTCGACTCCACGTACGTCTTGGCCGGCGCTGCCAAGGACGCTTTCCTCCGCCCCACGGTCGTCTCGCCGGCCACGACCATCAACAGCTCGCTCCAGCGCCTGCCGGAGCCGTCGTCTGGCCAGCCAAAGACCTTCTACAGATGTAACAAGTCCGGTCGCAGGTGCTACAAGTCCGTGGATTGCAGCTGCTACAACTACGTGACGGACGCGAGCGGTACGTATTGCATGTGCTGTTTCTATCTGATGGAGACGGTAATGTGGTATGTCCCGCCCGGCTATGGCTGCTCCGGTAACAAGGCGGAGAACGCCTCCACCGGAGGAGCGGAAGGGTTCGTCCAGGGCATCGTGTACACGGTGATGGACAACCTCACGGTGAGGCCCATTTCCGCTACCTCCATCATCACCCTGCTCAGTACCTTCGCGGTGAGGGACGTCAGCGATCTCGAGGAGAGGACCGTGCAGCTCGGCTACAACGAGGTCAGTCACTGGATCTTTCATCTGCTCACAATTATCCTTCGTTTTTAA
- the LOC133930596 gene encoding uncharacterized protein LOC133930596, producing MPTAAAALSMKLLIDRKAQRVLFAEASKEVVDFLFSLLALPVATAVELIGEEGMVGCVGNLYASVDKLDSTYVLAGAAKDAFLRPTVVSPATTINSSLQRLPEPSSGQPKTFYRCNKSGRRCYKSVDCSCYNYVTDASGTYCMCCFYLMETVMWYVPPGYGCSGNKAENASTGGAEGFVQGIVYTVMDNLTVRPISATSIITLLSTFAVRDVSDLEERTVQLGYNEVSHWIFHLLTIILRF from the coding sequence ATgccaaccgccgccgccgcgttgAGCATGAAGCTCCTCATCGATAGGAAGGCGCAGCGCGTGCTGTTCGCGGAGGCGAGCAAGGAAGTCGTCGacttcctcttctccctcctcgccCTGCCCGTCGCCACGGCCGTCGAGCTGATCGGGGAGGAGGGCATGGTCGGTTGCGTCGGCAACCTCTACGCCAGCGTAGACAAGCTCGACTCCACGTACGTCTTGGCCGGCGCTGCCAAGGACGCTTTCCTCCGCCCCACGGTCGTCTCGCCGGCCACGACCATCAACAGCTCGCTCCAGCGCCTGCCGGAGCCGTCGTCTGGCCAGCCAAAGACCTTCTACAGATGTAACAAGTCCGGTCGCAGGTGCTACAAGTCCGTGGATTGCAGCTGCTACAACTACGTGACGGACGCGAGCGGTACGTATTGCATGTGCTGTTTCTATCTGATGGAGACGGTAATGTGGTATGTCCCGCCCGGCTATGGCTGCTCCGGTAACAAGGCGGAGAACGCCTCCACCGGAGGAGCGGAAGGGTTCGTCCAGGGCATCGTGTACACGGTGATGGACAACCTCACGGTGAGGCCCATTTCCGCTACCTCCATCATCACCCTGCTCAGTACCTTCGCGGTGAGGGACGTCAGCGATCTCGAGGAGAGGACCGTGCAGCTCGGCTACAACGAGGTCAGTCACTGGATCTTTCATCTGCTCACAATTATCCTTCGTTTTTAA
- the LOC133930604 gene encoding uncharacterized protein LOC133930604 has product METAAAALSMKLLIDMKAQRVLFAEASKEVVDFLFSLLALPVATAVQLIGKKGMVGCVGNLYASVDKLDSTYVQPGAAKDELLRPTVLSPAASSNSSLLLPAPSSGQPKTFYRCGYNCFSYVTDAHGTKCPSCGKHMMTVMHYASPGSGGSGKEAENAEGFVQGIVTYTVLDNLTVTPMSTISSITLLNTFAVRDLGDLEERTVQLGSNEVSHWIFHLLTIILRF; this is encoded by the coding sequence ATGgaaaccgccgccgccgcgctgaGCATGAAGCTCCTCATCGATATGAAGGCACAGCGCGTGCTGTTCGCGGAGGCGAGCAAGGAAGTCGTCGacttcctcttctccctcctcgccCTGCCCGTCGCCACGGCCGTCCAGCTGATCGGGAAGAAAGGCATGGTCGGCTGCGTCGGCAACCTTTACGCCAGCGTCGACAAGCTCGACTCCACCTACGTCCAGCCCGGAGCGGCCAAGGACGAGCTCCTCCGCCCCACCGTGCTCTCCCCGGCAGCGAGCTCTAACAGTTCCCTCCTCCTGCCAGCGCCGTCGTCTGGCCAGCCAAAGACCTTCTACAGATGCGGCTACAACTGCTTCAGCTATGTGACGGACGCGCACGGTACGAAATGTCCGTCCTGTGGCAAACATATGATGACGGTAATGCATTATGCCTCGCCCGGGTCTGGCGGCTCCGGCAAGGAGGCGGAGAACGCCGAAGGGTTCGTGCAGGGCATCGTGACGTACACGGTGTTGGACAACCTCACGGTGACGCCCATGTCCACCATCTCCAGCATCACCCTGCTCAACACCTTCGCGGTGAGGGACCTCGGCGATCTCGAGGAGAGGACCGTGCAGCTCGGCTCCAACGAGGTCAGTCACTGGATCTTTCATCTGCTCACAATTATCCTTCGTTTTTAA